From the Penicillium oxalicum strain HP7-1 chromosome V, whole genome shotgun sequence genome, one window contains:
- a CDS encoding MFS-type transporter dbaD yields the protein MDSTHIDIEQKGSAGAEKVCDEETPPSSGSTSPREKEVEEVTYDTGLFSWLQVLGSFFLFFNSWGVINTWGAYQTYYEQTLLAGTSSSTIAWIGSLQSFLLMLIGVITGPLFDAGYFRGLLCFANVLLPFGFMMTSISSQYWHLILAQGFCVGIGAGCLFVPSVAILPQYFRAKRGFANGLAASGSSIGGVVYPIMFNQLQKSVGFAWATRAVGFLCFGSIMISISIMRIRFPPKDKRKLYQLSAFKEPSYCLFVGAMFIGFLGFYNFLFYVQSYAIDTGIVGKQLGFYLLSILNAGSTFGRIGPNFVADHLGPLNMLTPAVTITAALAFAWIGVHSFGGIIALAVLYGFFSGGFVSLPPVVMASMTPDIRDLGTRLGMVFAVTSIGLLIGTPIGGAIMSTTHEYLGVQLFTACCLVTSAGLMATLRFVRSGPTLLKKA from the exons ATGGATTCGACTCACATAGATATCGAGCAGAAAGGCTCTGCTGGCGCAGAGAAAGTTTGCGATGAAGAAACACCACCCTCTTCAGGATCGACTTCTCCCAGAGAAAaggaagtcgaagaagtGACCTACGACACTGGTCTCTTCTCGTGGCTGCAGGTCCTGgggtccttttttctcttcttcaattcCTG GGGGGTCATCAACACTTGGGGAGCGTACCAAACGTACTATGAACAAACCCTGCTGGCCGGTACTTCGTCGTCGACGATCGCCTGGATAGGGTCGCTGCAGTCGTTCCTTCTGATGTTAATCGGAGTCATCACCGGCCCTCTCTTCGATGCTGGATACTTTCGTGGCTTGCTCTGTTTCGCCAATGTCCTCCTTCCTTTCGGTTTCATGATGACCAGCATTTCCTCCCAATATTGGCATTTGATTCTCGCGCAGGGATTCTGCGTGGGCATCGGAGCTGGGTGTCTCTTTGTACCCTCGGTGGCGATCCTACCCCAGTACTTTCGTGCCAAGAGAGGATTTGCAAACGGTCTTGCGgccagcggcagcagcatcGGCGGCGTGGTCTACCCGATCATGTTCAATCAGTTACAGAAGAGCGTTGGGTTCGCCTGGGCAACGCGGGCAGTTGGCTTTCTCTGCTTTGGAAGCATCATGATCTCCATCAGCATCATGCGTATTCGCTTCCCACCCAAGGACAAGCGGAAGCTTTATCAGCTGTCCGCCTTCAAGGAACCCTCGTACTGTTTATTTGTCGGGGCCATGTTCATTGGCTTCCTGGGATTCTACAACTTCCTCTTCTATGTGCAGTCTTATGCGATCGACACGGGCATCGTGGGCAAGCAGCTGGGCTTCTATCTGCTCTCCATCTTGAATGCCGGCTCAACATTTGGTCGGATCGGACCCAATTTCGTCGCCGATCATCTGGGTCCGCTCAACATGCTGACGCCCGCCGTAACCATCACCGCGGCCTTGGCTTTTGCCTGGATCGGTGTGCACAGCTTCGGCGGTATCATTGCCCTTGCCGTTCTGTATGGTTTCTTTTCCGGCGGATTTGTGTCTCTCCCTCCGGTCGTCATGGCCAGCATGACGCCCGATATTCGCGATCTCGGAACTCGTCTGGGGATGGTATTTGCCGTCACCTCCATTGGACTGCTGATTGGTACGCCTATCGGCGGTGCCATCATGTCCACCACGCATGAATATCTTGGCGTTCAGCTCTTTACCGCGTGCTGCCTGGTCACATCGGCAGGACTCATGGCAACTTTGAGATTCGTTCGATCAGGTCCAACGCTCCTCAAAAAGGCCTGA